From a region of the Miscanthus floridulus cultivar M001 unplaced genomic scaffold, ASM1932011v1 os_1010_1, whole genome shotgun sequence genome:
- the LOC136533604 gene encoding uncharacterized protein — translation MLMQANFEAAGWWYAVEPEEGDVIDYRDDRLALAAILRSVPAEMLGTLRGKGSAAATWQAVKTIRVGVRRVREASAQQLRRQFGAMAWKDGESAEDFSNRITGLVNNLRVLGDDMKDVEIVRKMLQVVPEHLAQVAISIETLLNLNDLSVEEVTGRLRAVEQWRQAPPITDNQGRLLLCEEEWMARLKLRDSEEKGSGSGTTGGSGSTTGASGKKRGGRGRGRGRGKSDASTFRDGAKAQAGGGKGLNRDQCARCGKSGHWAKDCRSKPKGEANVAQAEEEDEASLLMAHPSVFPNAPPPPTGGARAASPPPLRIVKAKVFAQLDGCSPFKNHIEKFITKVNQNAKS, via the coding sequence ATGTTGATGCAGGCGAATTTTGAGGCAGCGGGGTGGTGGTACGCCGTCGAGCCGGAGGAGGGGGACGTGATCGACTACCGCGACGACCGTCTGGCACTCGCCGCAATCCTGCGGTCAGTGCCGGCGGAGATGCTGGGCACATTGCGCGGCAAGGGATCGGCGGCCGCCACCTGGCAGGCCGTCAAGACGATCCGCGTCGGCGTGCGGCGCGTGCGAGAGGCGAGCGCGCAGCAGCTGCGGCGCCAGTTTGGCGCCATGGCTTGGAAGGATGGGGAGAGCGCGGAGGATTTCTCGAACCGCATCACCGGCCTCGTCAACAACCTTCGTGTCCTCGGCGACGACATGAAGGACGTTGAGATCGTCCGCAAGATGCTGCAGGTCGTCCCAGAGCATCTTGCTCAGGTGGCGATCTCCATCGAGACGTTGCTCAATCTCAACGACCTCTCCGTCGAGGAGGTAACGGGGAGGCTCCGCGCCGTCGAACAGTGGCGCCAGGCACCACCCATCACCGACAACCAGGGGCGTCTGCTCCTCTGTGAGGAGGAGTGGATGGCCCGGCTCAAGCTCCGCGACTCCGAAGAGAAGGGGAGCGGGAGCGGCACcaccggcggcagcggcagcaccaCCGGCGCCAGCGGCAAGAAgcgcggcggccgtggtcgtggccgcGGGCGTGGCAAGAGCGACGCCTCCACATTCCGAGATGGGGCAAAAGCCCAGGCGGGAGGTGGGAAAGGCCTCAACCGGGACCAGTGCGCGCGCTGCGGTAAGTCTGGCCATTGGGCCAAAGATTGCAGGAGCAAGCCCAAAGGAGAAGCCAACGTGGCGCAGGCTGAGGAGGAGGATGAAGCCTCTCTGTTGATGGCTCACCCATCAGTCTTCCCCAACGCGCCGCCACCGCCCACCGGCGGGGCCCGAGCCGCTTCTCCCCCACCGCTGCGCATCGTCAAGGCAAAGGTCTTCGCACAACTCGATGGCTGCAGCCCGTTCAAAAACCATATCGAGAAATTTATTACAAAAGTCAATCAAAATGCCAAAAGCTAG
- the LOC136533605 gene encoding uncharacterized protein gives MAWKDGESAEDFANRITGLANNLRVLSNDMKDVEIVCKMLQVVPENLAQVAISIETLLDLNDLSIEEITGRLRAVEQWRQAPPVTDNQGRLLLCEEEWMARLKLRDSEEKGSGSGTIGGSGSTTGASGKKRSSRGRGRGHGKSDASTF, from the coding sequence ATGGCTTGGAAGGATGGGGAGAGTGCGGAGGATTTCGCGAACCGCATCACCGGCCTCGCCAACAACCTTCGTGTCCTCAGCAACGACATGAAGGATGTTGAGATCGTCTGCAAGATGctgcaggttgtcccagagaaTCTTGCTCAGGTGGCGATCTCCATCGAGACGTTGCTCGATCTCAACGACCTCTCCATCGAGGAGATAACGGGGAGGCTCCGTGCCGTCGAACAGTGGCGCCAGGCACCACCCGTCACCGACAACCAGGGGCGTCTGCTCCTCTGTGAGGAGGAGTGGATGGCCCGGCTCAAGCTCCGCGACTCCGAAGAGAAGGGGAGCGGGAGCGGCACcatcggcggcagcggcagcaccaCCGGCGCCAGCGGCAAGAAGCGCAGCAGCCGTGGTCGTGGCCGCGGGCATGGCAAGAGCGATGCCTCCACATTCTAA